Below is a window of Shinella sp. PSBB067 DNA.
CCGCCGTCACATGCTCCACCACCGCCTGCTGCTTGCCGCGAAAGGCGTCGTAGCCATAGACGCGCTTGAGCACGTCGAGCGGATCGGCGACCTCAGCATCGAACAGGGCGGAGAGAGAACCGGAGGGATTTGCCTGAATCATGACCTGCACTTTCTCCCTCCATTCTGGCCAAGCACGGGACCATCGGCAACCACCCGACCGACGACTTTTGCCTTCACGCACAATGTTCTTGTTTTGTTCGATTTTCAAGGGCAGGTTGCAAGAAAACTGTACAGACCAAAAGGGAGCACTCACGACGCATGGGATATAGTGGCGACCACGCTAGAAGGCCGAAGCCAGTCGGCAAGGGCCGATCCGAAGGACTCTCCTACCACTGCCCGCCTGCATCGAGACCCGAAATTCTAGTGGTGCTCTCTTGTACAGCAAACTAGCCGGCGTGTTTCCAGAAAACCTTGGTTACTCCCATCATTCACGCTCTGTAGTGAAAACGCCAGATGATAGGGAGTTTGCAAATCGTTTCTCCGATTTTATTGTCTCATATCTATTTCCATCAAGCTGTTTCGAGTAATGTTCCTTAATCCAGGGAATGATGCGGGTTATTTTCCCGCCAGTTTTCGGATTGCTCGTGATTGCAATTTCTATTGAAGCTAATCGATACCCCGGCCCGAAAGTCGCCTCCAGATTGTCAGGATCGACCTCCTCGACGCTTGCCGGATCGTTGATATCCCGAAAAGTCACGAGTGTCGGATAGAGTTCGCGCGGCAATGCGCGGGTTTCCCGCAGGCGATAGAGACGATCGAATCCCTCGATCCGCTCCTCGCGCGACGTCGTGATCGGCCCGATAAATGTCTCATAGGCCATCTCGGGGTCGTTTTGGCTCATTATCGCGAAGAGATACCTGCCCGGAGCAACCTCGACAAACGCCGCTTCGCCGGAGTGGGCATGGTTGCTGGCTCCCATGAAATCCCCCATCCCATACCATTTGGGCCAGAAGCCGTAGGAGGCCTGAATGACGGAGCTGCCGCTTACTTCACCGTCGGGCGTCATCACCCTGAGTTCGAGTTTTTGATTCCAGGACCAGTTATAGAAGCCGATAAGTCTGCAGCCTGACAGAGCAAACACCACCGCCAACAACAAGACTACTGCGGCCGTTCGCCTGTGATGGGGCTGCGCGCCAGTCGATGCGGCCTGCGGCATTCTTCTCATACCTACTTCCCCGCCGGCCCCTTCACCCGGCCGGAGAGCACGCCGAAGCCTTCGATGATGGCCTCCTGGTTCTCCATCCGGACGGTCTCCATCTGCACCTCCTGAAGCGCGCGCAGGATCTGCGGCACGCGCTCGTCGTCGCCCTCATCCGTCGAGACGGCGAGTTCGCGTTCAAGCTCGCGGCGCTGCCAGAGGAGCGCGCGGGTGCGCTTGTGGAGAGCGAGCGCCTGGAGATAGCCTTCGCGGGCATCCTCGGGCGCTGCGTCTTCCGTCGCGGTCCACAGGCGCGAATTGCGGATCTGCTGGTCGAGGCCCTTGAGCAGGGTGTCGAAGCCGGCGGCTTCCAGCTCCTCGACCAGCCGGGCGCGGTCGAGCCGCGCGCCGACGGAGCCGGCAATGCCGATGAGGGCCGACCAGAGGCGCTGGAGGTCGCGGTTTTCGTATTCGATGATGGCGATCTCGTCATAGTCGCTGAAGAGAAGGCCCGGATGGTTGACGACGGTGAGCGCCAGCACGCTTTCACGCAGGGCCGGCAGCTCCTGCGCGCCGCGCACAAGCGCCGAGCGGGCGAGCCGGTCTGAAATGCCGGAGGGGACCATATTGCCCTGCGGCCCGCCGCGTCCGCCGCCCCTGCCCTGCCGGTTGCCGGAAAAGCCGCCGCCGCCCTGTCGCTGGGCGGGGCGGAAGAAGGCGTTCAGCCGCTCGCGCATGTCCTGCTGGTAGTGGCGGCGCACGTCCTCGTCGGCGATGCCGGCGGTGATCTGGCGCAGGCGCGATTCGAGTTCCGCGCGGCTTTCCGGCGTGTCCAGCGCCGAGCCCTGGACCTCGCGGTTCCAGATCATGTCGGCGAGCGGGCGGGCGTTCGCCAGCACCTTGTCGAAGGGCGCGCGGCCCTCGTGGCGCACGAGGTCATCAGGGTCCTTGCCGTCCGGCAGCAGCGCGAAGCGCACCGTGCGGCCCGGCTTGATGAAGGGCAGCGCGAGGTCGGCCGCCCGGTTCGCCGCGCGGACGCCCGCCCCGTCGCCGTCGAAGCAGAGCACCGGCTGCGGCGTCATCTTCCAGAGCAGCTCGAGCTGGTTCTCGGTAAGCGCCGTGCCGAGCGGGGCGACGGCATTCTCGATGCCCGCCTGGTAGAGCGCGATCACGTCCATATAGCCTTCGACGGCGATGATCGTCCCCGTCCCATCAGCCCCCTGCGCCCCTTTTCGGGCACGGGCGTGGTTGTAGAGCACGCTTCCCTTGTGGAAAAGCTCCGTCTCGTTGGAATTGAGGTATTTCGCCGGCGCGTCCGGCGACATGGCGCGGCCGCCGAAGGCGATGACCTTTTCCCGCACCGAGAGGATGGGGAACATGATGCGGTCGCGGAACCGGTCGTAGGAGACGGGGATTTCCGGCCCGTGCACGACGAGGCCGCAGGCCTCGATCGCCTCCTTCGGCACGCCCTTGCCCGCCAGAAACTCCTTCAGCGCGTTGCGGCTCTCCGGCGCATAGCCAAGGCGGAAAGTCTCGATGGTGCGGCCGGTCAGCCCGCGGTCGCGCAGATAGGCGCGCGCCTTCGCCCCGGCCGGCGTCTGGAGCTGGTCCTCGAAGAAGCGGGTAGCCATCTCCATGACCTCGACGAGGCCCATGCGCTCCTTCTCGCGCTGCTCGGCCTGCGGGTCCGGCTGGGGCATGGCGACGCCCGCAAGGTCGGCGATCTGCTGCACGGCCTCGGGGAAGGACAGGCCGTCGAGATCGGTGAGGAAGCGGAAGTGATCGCCCGAGACGCCGCAGCCGAAGCAATGGTAGCGGCCCTTGCGGTCCTCGCAGTGGAAGGACGGCGATTTCTCGCCATGGAACGGGCAGCAGGCCCAGTAGTCCCCGCGCGAGACATTGGTCTTCCTGCGATCCCAGGTCACGCGTCGGCCGATCACGTCCGAGATGGGGACGCGGTCGCGAATCTCGTCTAGGAAGGCGTTGGAAAAGCGCATGGATACCTCGATCGAGGTTCATATAACCATGCACGGGGCCCACCGCCAGCATTACCGCCCGGCGCCACGGCAATTCACAGGCTCAGGCTCAAAATCCCATGTCGGGCGCGTAGAAGCAGCGGGGCGTGTCCTCGGTCGGGTAGAGGCAGAGATGGTATTCGCCATCCTGCGAGCGGCGGGCGGTGCCCTGCGGCAGGAGGAAGATATGGCGGCGGGTGGCGAGGCGATGGTCGCCCGGCGCCAGCGTCACCTGATAGTCCCCGTGGACGATGCGCACGGCGGTCGCCGGGATCATCTGGCAGTCGCCGTTGTGGTTGCTGCCGTTGCAACAATATTGCTCGTACTGCCAGCCGCTCGGCGCATCGTGCGCGAGGGCCGGCCCGGCAAGGGCGATGGCTGCTAGGGAAAGAAGAAACGTCGCACGCATGGGTTCGGCCTCCGTTTCGTGGAACGGCCACCGGGAACCTCGACGCTAGACAATCCGGCGGCACCACATGCACTTCGCCGGGGCGGGCGGTGACGTTCGACGACGCATCGTCACGCTCCTATTGCTGCGAGCTCAACTTTGCTCCTTCCTTTTGGTTCCTCCAAGCCGCAGGCGGGAAACGAAAAAGGCGGCCATCGGCCGCCTTCAGGCTGCTGACAAAGGGGGAACCCCTCTTCCGTCATGCTCGGGCCTGTCCCGAGCATCCGCAACGTCCCGATCTTTCGATGCGTTGGCAAATCCTCGGCACAAGGCCGAGGATGACGGCGGCGGGTGAGGAGGTTTGTCAACAATATGAAGGCGGCCATCGGCCGCCTTCATATTGCGAGAGGACCGCAATTTACTTCAGCAGGTCCTTCACCACGCCGGAAGCCTTGGCGAAGTCCATCTGGCCGGGATAGCGCTCCTTCAGCACGGCCATGACCTTGCCCATGTCGCGCAGGCCCTGTGCGCCGATCTCGGCGATGGCCGCGGCGATGAGGTCCTTCATCCTGTCCTCGGGAATCTGCTCCGGCAGGAAGCCCTCGATGACCTTGATTTCCTCGCGCTCCTGGGCGGCGAGTTCCGGGCGGCCGTTCTCTGCGAAGATCTTGGCGGATTCCTCGCGCTGCTTGATCATCTTGGCGAGGATCTGCAGCAGCTCGTCGGTTTCCACGGGACCCTTGCCGGCACCGCGATTGGCGATGTCGCGGTCCTTCAGCGTGGCCTGGATCAGGCGTAGCGTGGAGACACGGCAGGCGTCCTTGGCCTTGATGGCATCCTTGAGGGCGTTTGCGATGGTCTCGCGCATCATTTTCTCCATGCGAGGTGGCCTGACGCGGGATGCGTGGCTTGACCTCGATCGTCGTTCGATTGTGCATGCTCATAGACCGGCGGAGGGCGTGCCCGCAAACGGATTACGCAAGCGATTGATTTCAAACGCTTTATAATTCCGCACAATCCACAGGCAACGGTTGACCCCGCCCCCTGCTTTGTCTATTTTCCGGCACCTGCACGAAAATCGGCAATCAGGGCGAACCAACGCGGGTTTCCGCGCGCCCCCGTCTGCGACAATTGCCTGCGATCTTAAATGGTGCCCGAGCCCCCGGCTTTCAAGCCGGCGCCCGGTGCCGGAAACGGGATACTCATGACCTCGACCCCCGCATGGACCTCCGAAAAGCCCACCGCCCTGCTCGTCCTTGCCGACGGCACCGTGATCGAAGGCAAGGGCATCGGCGCCACCGGCAAGGTGACGGCGGAAGTCTGCTTCAACACCGCGCTGACGGGCTACCAGGAAATCCTGACCGACCCCTCCTATCTCGGCCAGATCGTCACCTTCACCTTCCCGCATATCGGCAATATCGGCGCCAATGACGAGGACATCGAGGACCTGACGCCGGCCGCCCGCCACGGCGCGGTCGGCACGATCTTCAAGGCCGACATCACCGACCCGTCGAACTACCGCTCGGCAAGGCATCTCGACGCCTGGCTGAAGGCCCGCGGCATCATCGGCCTTTCCGGCATCGATACCCGCGCGCTGACCGCCTGGATCCGCGAGAACGGCGCGCCGAACGCGGTGATCGCCCACGACCCGAACGGCGTCTTCGACATCGACACGCTGAAAGCGGAAGCCAGGGCCTGGAGCGGCCTCGTCGGCCTCGACCTCGCCAAGGTCGCCTCCTCCGGCCAGTCCTCGCGCTGGAGCGAGAAGCCCTGGGTGTGGAACGAGGGCTACGAAGACCTCGCGGACGGCGACGTGAAGTATCACATCGTCGCGCTCGACTACGGCGTGAAGCGAAATATCCTGCGCCTCTTCGCGGGCCTCGGCTGCAAGATCACGGTCATGCCGGCCATCTCCAGCGCCGAGGACGTGCTGGCGCTGAAGCCGGACGGCATCTTCCTGTCCAACGGCCCGGGCGATCCGGCGGCGACCGGCGAATATGCCGTGCCTGTCATCAAGACGCTGATCGAGACGGGCATTCCGGTCTTCGGCATCTGCCTCGGCCACCAGATGCTCGGCCTTGCCGTCGGCGCGACGACCGAGAAGATGCACCAGGGCCACCACGGCGCGAACCATCCGGTGAAGGACCACACGACCGGCAAGGTCGAGATCGTCTCGATGAACCACGGCTTCGCCGTCGCCTCGTCGTCCCTGCCCGACGGCGTCGAGGAGACCCACGTTTCCCTGTTCGACGGCACGAATTGCGGCCTGCGCCTTGTCGGCAAGCCGGTCTTCTCCGTGCAGCACCACCCGGAAGCCTCCCCCGGCCCGCAGGACAGCCACTACCTCTTCCGCCGCTTCATCAACCTGGTGCGCGAGAAGAAGGGCGAGGAAGCCATCCCGGAACGCGCGTAAGCGTCACCCGCGGGACGAAAAACGAGAAAGACCCGCCGAATAGCGGGTCTTTCTCGTTTGAGGCTAGAGCAATTCCAGCAAAAGTGCGCAGCGGTTTTGCGTCCGGAATTGCGTAGAAACAAAAGGATAGGGCATTTTCGCGATTCGAAGAAAAGCGGAAATGCTCTAGAGCGGAATGCTCTTGGGTTGAATCGGCCTGGGATTTCCAAGCTGGCGTATTCGTGATTCAAGATG
It encodes the following:
- the dnaG gene encoding DNA primase, whose amino-acid sequence is MRFSNAFLDEIRDRVPISDVIGRRVTWDRRKTNVSRGDYWACCPFHGEKSPSFHCEDRKGRYHCFGCGVSGDHFRFLTDLDGLSFPEAVQQIADLAGVAMPQPDPQAEQREKERMGLVEVMEMATRFFEDQLQTPAGAKARAYLRDRGLTGRTIETFRLGYAPESRNALKEFLAGKGVPKEAIEACGLVVHGPEIPVSYDRFRDRIMFPILSVREKVIAFGGRAMSPDAPAKYLNSNETELFHKGSVLYNHARARKGAQGADGTGTIIAVEGYMDVIALYQAGIENAVAPLGTALTENQLELLWKMTPQPVLCFDGDGAGVRAANRAADLALPFIKPGRTVRFALLPDGKDPDDLVRHEGRAPFDKVLANARPLADMIWNREVQGSALDTPESRAELESRLRQITAGIADEDVRRHYQQDMRERLNAFFRPAQRQGGGGFSGNRQGRGGGRGGPQGNMVPSGISDRLARSALVRGAQELPALRESVLALTVVNHPGLLFSDYDEIAIIEYENRDLQRLWSALIGIAGSVGARLDRARLVEELEAAGFDTLLKGLDQQIRNSRLWTATEDAAPEDAREGYLQALALHKRTRALLWQRRELERELAVSTDEGDDERVPQILRALQEVQMETVRMENQEAIIEGFGVLSGRVKGPAGK
- a CDS encoding GatB/YqeY domain-containing protein — encoded protein: MRETIANALKDAIKAKDACRVSTLRLIQATLKDRDIANRGAGKGPVETDELLQILAKMIKQREESAKIFAENGRPELAAQEREEIKVIEGFLPEQIPEDRMKDLIAAAIAEIGAQGLRDMGKVMAVLKERYPGQMDFAKASGVVKDLLK
- the carA gene encoding glutamine-hydrolyzing carbamoyl-phosphate synthase small subunit, coding for MTSTPAWTSEKPTALLVLADGTVIEGKGIGATGKVTAEVCFNTALTGYQEILTDPSYLGQIVTFTFPHIGNIGANDEDIEDLTPAARHGAVGTIFKADITDPSNYRSARHLDAWLKARGIIGLSGIDTRALTAWIRENGAPNAVIAHDPNGVFDIDTLKAEARAWSGLVGLDLAKVASSGQSSRWSEKPWVWNEGYEDLADGDVKYHIVALDYGVKRNILRLFAGLGCKITVMPAISSAEDVLALKPDGIFLSNGPGDPAATGEYAVPVIKTLIETGIPVFGICLGHQMLGLAVGATTEKMHQGHHGANHPVKDHTTGKVEIVSMNHGFAVASSSLPDGVEETHVSLFDGTNCGLRLVGKPVFSVQHHPEASPGPQDSHYLFRRFINLVREKKGEEAIPERA